CATCGATGCGGGTCCACGCTTCGTTGATAAACCCTGGGATAGTGTCTTTCTTAACTGCAAAGTCAGGTACCCACCAAGAGTGAATTACATCATCGGAAGTCAGGAGGAATCGTACTTTTCGGTTGATTGGCAACACCAAAGGGTTATCAACTTCAAGAAGATAATGTGCGCCTTTGTCTTCTATACCGTCAATCGCTTTTTGGCTGGTTGCTAACAAGCTGAAATACTCGACATCTTCTCCGAAATAACTGTAGTGCCACTTCCACTGGGAACCGGTGATCTTTATCGTCAGGTCAGATTGAGAAGTATCCTCCATTGCAACCAGCGTACGGGTTGCCGGGATGGCCATGAGAATAAGAATGATGATGGGGATGACGGTCCAGATCACTTCCACTTTGGTGCTCTCATGAAAGTTGGCGGCCACTGCTCCTTTTGACTTTCTGTGGTAGTACATGGAATAGAACATTGCTCCGAACACCACAACAGCAATCGCGCAACAGATATAGAATATGAGCATGTGTAAGTCATAAACTTCATTACTGATACCTGTCACACCTTTGGTCATGTTCAAGGCGTTTTCTTCAGCATTAACTGAAGCAGCAAAGCCAACACACAACAAATTGAACAGTTGCCATAGTGAAACCTTTATTCTTTTCAAAAGACCTCTCCTCTGCCTGAGGCATCATCTCTGATGATTTAACCAAGGCGCCCTTTAGCAACAACGACGCAAAAAAGTCCTAATGGCCCAAAGGGTGCGGAAAATTCCTTGTAAACAGCAAATTCGATGTGATTTGTTATAGTTATGTTAATAAAAACTAGTTGGCGTTTACTAATAGTGCAAGAAAGTGCTAATGGAAATGTCGGTAATTTAACCAATATAAATTGAAGATTGATCACAATATTTGGTTTAGCGATTGCGCTCTCTCAAATGATAATCAATATCACTTAATATCCATCCATTAATCCCCAGATGTCATACACTTGGGATAACGTTAGTCAAAGGTAGAAATAAGTTATGATGGAACAAGTTACTCGTTGGTTGGAAAAAGATCCGGACCCACGTACTCGTGAAGAGCTTCAACACTTAATTGATGAAGAACAATATCAAGAACTAACAGATCGATTTAGTCAAAGGCTAGAGTTTGGAACAGCGGGTTTGCGCGGCAAGGTCGGCTGTGGTCCAAACCGAATGAATCGACTTGTTATACAAGAAACTGCTACAGGCCTAGGTCAATATCTGATTGAGCAGGTACAAAACGCAAAACATCGTGGTGTGGTGATTGGTTATGATGGCCGCCCAGATTCCAAGCAGTTCGCTCATGATACCACCTCTGTATTGACCGCTTTAGGTATCAAGGTGTACCTGACACACGATGTCGCAGCGACACCTATTGCTGCATTTGGTGTTCGTCATTTTAATGCCGCCGCTGCTGTTGTCGTCACGGCCAGCCACAACCCACCAGAGTACAACGGCTTTAAAGTGTATTGGGAAAATGGCGCTCAAATCATCCCTCCTCATGACTCTGGTATTGCGGGAGAAATCGACGAAGCCGCTACAAAACCCATCCCTCTGATGAACCTTGATGATGCAGAAAAGCATGATCTTCTCGTGTGGCTTAAAGAAGACTACTACGAGACTTATCGCCAAACGATGAATGGCAACCCACTGCTGGCTAATCATCAACAACCAGAAGCGGTTGGCGTAGCCTATACCGCAATGCATGGTGTGGGTGCTGACATGGCAGAAACACTGCTGAAAGATGCAGGCTTCACCAAAATCTACAGCGTTGCCGCGCAACGTGAGCCCGATGGTTCTTTTCCGACGGTGAACTTCCCTAACCCTGAGGAAGCTGGCGCCATGGATATGGTGGTCGCGTTGGCAAAAGCGAATAACGCCGACATCGCTTGTGCCAATGACCCAGACGCAGACCGTTTTGCGGTCGCTGCTCGTCGACCCGATGGCGAATACCAGATGCTAACGGGAGATCAGGTGGGTTGTCTATTTGGCCACTACCTACTTAGCCATACTGATGCAACTAAACAGTTGATTGGTAATACTATCGTGTCTTCAACATTGCTTGAGAAAATTGCACTTTCTCATGGCGCTGAGTACTACCAAACTCTGACGGGTTTCAAATGGCTGACTAATATCGCTATGCAAAAACAAACCGCAGAGAAACAGTTCCTGTTCGCTTATGAAGAAGCACTGGGCTACACAGTGGGCAATAAAGTGTGGGATAAGGATGGCTTGTCTGCTCTGGTCGCTTTCTCTCAGCTAACCGCCGAACTTAAGCGTCAGGGTAAAACGGTGTGGGATCAATTGGAAAACATTTATCGCGAGCACGGTATGTACATCAATGCTCAACATAGCACTGCGCTCGATCCAAAAGCCCCACCTGTTGGAGACAAACTACGAGCCGCGCAGCCAAGTCAAATCGCAGGCCGTAAAGTCGAAGTGATTGAAGATTTGAAACTTTCAACACGAACCTTTGCTGATGGCAACGCTGAATCTATTGACTTACCAGCTAGTGACGTTCTGATCTATCACCTTTCTGGCGGGGCACGTGTCATCGTACGTCCATCAGGTACAGAACCTAAGCTGAAGTGCTACTACGAAGTCGTCGAAGCATTTGCTGCAGCAGATAGCTTCTCCGTAGCGGAAGAAAAAGCGGAGCTTGCGCTGGATATGCTCATCAGTGAACACCAAACAAGTTTGGATCACTAAAGAGAAACCATCGAAAACACTGGTTTACAAAGCGGCTCGAATAGCCGCTTTTTCAATATCTTAATTCTTATTTCAACTCCAAGCACCCGCAAACTGACGAATATGGTAAAGTGCAGCTTCCACTTTCCTCTAGTGATTGAATCATCATGAAGACCATTTTATCTGTCACCCCTGTTGGGGTGCGTTATATGTTGCTTTCGGCGCTCGGTTTTGCCTTGATGTCAGCCTGCGTCAAATACGTGAGCAACTATGGTATTCCCTTGTTTGAAATTGTTGCAGCTAGGGCATGCGTTTCGTTGGTGATCAGTTATCTGGATGTTAAACGCAAACGTATTTCAGTGTGGGGACACAATAAGCCACTTCTTATGCTTCGCGGTGCAGTCGGCACAATCGCCCTAATGTGTGTTTACTATTCAGTCACAACCCTTCCTCTAGCAGAAGCCACCATCCTTCAATATGTGCACCCGGTGTTTACTGCCTTGCTTGGCGTGCTGTTCCTCAAGGAACGCATTCAGTTTTCAACCATGATATGCATCGCGCTTTGTTTAGTGGGTTTAGGTGTCATGGTTCAACCGAGCATGCAAACAGCCGATAGCTCAAACCTCCCGCTATTTAGCGTGATGATGGCACTACTCGGTGCGTTTGGCAGCTCTATTGCTTATGTTATTGTCCGTCGATTAAGCCAAACAGAGGACAGTTCAGTAATTATTTTCTACTTCCCACTGATGGCCCTACCTACTTCTATCGTTTTGCTCGGCGATGATTTCGTCTGGCCCAGTCTCTTTTTAACCACGATGCTAATTCTAGTCGGTGTTTTCACTCAGATAGGTCAGCATGGTTTAACCAAAGCGATGCAAACTCAGGCTGCGGGTAAAGCTTCGGCCTATTCCTACGTACAAATTGTTTTTTCTGCACTACTTGGTGCCTGGATATTCAATGAAGCACCTTCTAACTGGACCTACTTAGGCGGCTCACTGATTGTTATCGGTGCATTAATTAACGTTTTCGGCCATCAACTCAAGCCATCATTGCTTCGAGTAAAATAGCTTCAAATCAATACACGGGGTCTATACTTATATGAGTCAAGACAACCAAAGCGCCCCATGATGAATCTACCAATATGTTTTTGCCTGCTGATTCTGCTAACAGGCCTTAACAAAGCATTAGCGACTACTTCGGAGTTAAGGAATGAACATTTAAGTATTTGCGGAGATTCTATTGACTGGCCTCCCTATACTTACCTAGATGGAGAGGATGTGAAAGGTTTCGATCTAGACGTTCTGAACCACGTTTTGCTACCGCAAAGCATCACATTTAATTTTACCATGACATCATGGAGCCGCTGCCTCAAAGGGGCGAAGAGTGGCGAGTTTCAAATAGCAGTCAGCGCATCCCACTCAGAGGAGCGTGCCAAGCATTACCTATACACTGATTGGTACTACAATATCACGCCATACTACTTATACAAAAATCTCGATTTCCAAAAGGTCTATCCATCGATGATGTTGCAGAGCTAGACCAATACAAGGTGTGCGGCATTCATGGCTATAACTACGGCGACTTCCAACTTAAAGAAGTTGAACAGTACACACACAGCATGCACGAGCTCATCACAGAACTGAAACAGCAGCGATGCGATGTGATCCTTTCATGGAATGAGATACTCGATGGAATTCAAAGCGTTTGGGGCATTAATTACGTCAGCGAAGACATTGAGTCTAAGCCCATTCCAAATATGGCTAAGCATAAATTTCACATGCTGATTTCGAAACAGTATGAACATGCTTTGTCGCTTAAGAAGCTCCTCGATAAAGGCTTAAAAGAATTCCAAACCAAGTGAACTGGACGCAGAAGCGGAAGATATACGCGAGTTTTCGTCAACCATGGTCTCTATTGTGGTATCGCAGCGATATCTGGTATGTCTTACGTAAACAAGGCTCTCGGGCAGCCTGTATTTGCTGCCCCGACTTATTTGATCTACAGTAAACGCCTTCTCAACCCCGCTTTTTCAAGGATACGGGTTGAAATCTCTTCCACCGACAGTGATGAGGTATTGATGTAAGGAATGGCTTCACGTCGGAATAATGCCTCAACACTCTCCAATTCATTGATACACTGCTCGGTGCTGGCATATTCACTGCCCGCCAAGCGGTTCTCTCGAATTTCGGTCAACCTTTCAGGATCAATCGTCAGGCCAAACAGTTTATGACGATGGATTTCGAATTCTGGTAATAGTCTTAGGCGACGAATGTCTTCTTCAATGAATGGGTAATTCACGACTCTTAGGCCAAATTGCATCGCCATATAAAGACTGGTTGGTGTTTTGCCGCTTCGAGAAACACCCAGCAATATAATATCGGCCTCGTCCATGCCCTTGAGCGTAATGCCATCATCATGCGCCAAGGTGTATTCAATCGCCGCGATACGATCAAAATAAGTATCTGAATCTTTGCTCACACTACGCGAACGCTGTAGTTTGGGTTTGGGCTCAAGCTGAATGTCATCTTTGACTTGTTGGACAATACTCGCCAGCACATCGTAACTAAACGCAGGCGCTGTCAATAGTTTCTGCTTGATCTCTGGAATAACGATGGAAAAAAACACTAAAGGCTTCACACCAGTGTCTTGATACGATAGTTCAATCTCCTTCAGCAGATCCGCTAACTTGTCTTCACTTTCAACAAACGGAAACGTTTTCTCGTTGGTGTTCAACGGGAATTGGCCCAAAACAACATGGCCTAATGTCTCACACGTTATGGCTGTTCCGTCAGAAACATAGAATACATCACGACTTTGAATATCAATTTGCATGTTTTATTTAAACTTTAAAATTCTTTTGAGTAGGATGGTCAACATAATATCGATAATAAAACCCGGCTGACAATTACGCCCCCACAGCTTTGAAAATTTGTTGAGAATTTTTTTGAGCCTTTGCGTAATCGTTTGCTTTATCCCTACAAAGCTGCAATGTTTCTGGAGAAAGACATGCAAAAGAACACCCTCTGGTTCAATAGCCTATCCATGGAAGATGTCGACAAGGTCGGCGGTAAAAACGCTTCACTTGGAGAAATGGTTTCAAATCTATCGAATGCTGGCGTTTCAGTACCGAATGGTTTTGCTACTACCTCTTACGCGTTTAACCAATTCCTTGATTATGAAGGTCTGGATGAACGAATCCACCAACTGCTCGATGAACTAGACGTTGAGGATGTAGAAGCTCTGCGCAAGACAGGTGCCACCATCCGTCAATGGGTTTTAGAAGCTCCCTTCCCTGCTGACCTAGAGCAGGATATTCGTAGCGATTATCAACAACTGATTGAAGGTAATACAGAACTTTCCGTCGCCGTTCGATCTTCAGCAACTGCTGAAGATTTGCCGGATGCCTCATTCGCGGGCCAGCAAGAAACATTTCTTAATGTAAAAGGTATCGATGCTGTACTTGAAGCAACGAAACACGTTTACGCTTCTCTGTTTAACGACCGCGCTATCTCCTATCGTGTGCACCAAGGTTTTGACCACCGTGGTATCTCACTGTCTGCGGGTATCCAGCGCATGGTGCGCTCAGATAAAGCCTCTTCTGGTGTTATGTTCACCTTAGACACTGAATCTGGCTTTGATCAGGTTGTGTTCATCACTTCCTCTTGGGGTCTAGGGGAAATGGTCGTTCAGGGCGCCGTAAACCCAGACGAGTTCTACGTTCACAAGCCAATGCTTGAAGCGGGTCAGCATCCGATTGTTAAGAAGACGTTCGGCTCTAAACTTATCAAGATGATCTACTCGACCAACCAAGAAATTGGCAAGCAAGTCGACATCATTGATACCTCTACAAAAGAGCGTGAGCAGTTCTCTCTGAATGACGAAGAGATCAAAGAACTGGCAAAACAAGCGATGATCATCGAAAAGCACTACCAGCGTCCGATGGATATCGAGTGGGCGAAAGATGGTATTGATGGCAAGCTTTACATTGTTCAAGCTCGCCCAGAAACCGTATGTTCTCAAAGCGAACAGAACGTGATCGAGCGTTACGAGCTAAACAACAAAGCAGAAGTTTTGGTTGAAGGCCGTGCTATCGGTCAGCGTATCGGTTCTGGTCCAGTACGTCTGGTTGACTCGCTAGACCAAATGTCTTTGGTTCAAGATGGCGACGTACTAGTTACTGATATGACTGACCCAGATTGGGAACCAGTGATGAAGAAGGCCTCAGCAATCGTTACCAACCGTGGTGGTCGTACTTGCCACGCAGCTATCATCGCACGTGAGCTGGGTATTCCAGCAATCGTTGGTTGTGGCGATGCCACATCAAAGCTGACAGACGGCGCGACCGTGACGGTTTCTTGTTCTGAAGGTGAGACAGGCTATGTTTATCAGGGTGAACTTGATTTTGAAGTCAAGCGCTCTGCAGTTGACGAACTGCCACTGCTACCAACCAAAGTGATGATGAACGTCGGTAACCCAGATCGAGCCTTCGACTTCGCGCAGATTCCAAATGAAGGTGTTGGCTTGGCGCGTCTGGAATTCATCATCAACAAGATGATTGGTATTCACCCGAAAGCACTACTGAACTTTGACGCACAAAGTGACGAGCTAAAAGCAGAAATCACTCAGCGCATTCGTGGCTATAAAGATCCTATCGATTTCTACGTCAGCAAGCTGACTGAAGGTATCGCGACTATCGCTGCGGCATTCTGGCCAAAACGCGTCATCGTCCGTATGTCTGACTTTAAATCCAACGAGTACAGCAACCTAGTTGGTGGCAAAGGTTACGAACCACATGAAGAAAACCCTATGCTGGGCTTCCGTGGTGCGTCACGTTATATCTCACCTGTATTTGAAGACTGCTTTGAGCTAGAAACTCAAGCGATTAAGCGTGTTCGCAATCAGATGGGTCTGAAGAACGTTGAAATCATGATTCCATTTGTGCGCACTCCGAGCGAGGCGGCCTCGGTCATCGATCTTCTTGCGAAGTTCGACTTACGCCGCGGCGATCAGGGCCTGAAAGTCATCATGATGTGTGAACTACCATCTAATGCTGTGCTAGCAGACGAATTCCTCAAGTACTTCGACGGTTTCTCAATCGGCTCAAACGATATGACTCAGCTAACACTCGGTCTAGACCGAGATTCAGGTGACGTCGCTCACTTGTTCGACGAGCGTAACCCTGCTGTAAAAGCCATGCTACAAATGGCTATCGATGCTGCGACTAAAGCTGGTAAATACGTCGGCATTTGCGGTCAGGGCCCATCTGACCATGATGATCTGGCTGAATGGTTAATGGCGCAAGGTATCAGTTCCGTCTCTCTCAATCCGGATACTGTAATTGATACTTGGCTCAAACTTGGCCAGGTAAGTGGTAAATAGTACAGAGCAATAATCGACCAAAAACCGCCTATTTTGATTGGGCGGTTTTTATTTTCACAATTAAATCACTGGGTATATTTTCTTGATACGCCGAATTGCTTGATTTCGATATTTTTAAGTTCTATCCACTCTAAAATCACTTAACACCCTATCCAACCTAGTGCCTTTAGGACCAAATTTATGGGTCCTAACTCTATTATTCAAAATAAAAATAAACAATACACTTAATTCACGGTTGCAACATAATTTCAATCAAATTAACATCAGCAAAACAAAAATCCACCATTGATTGAAAATAACACATTTAATCATGAATATTTAGCGAATTATATTGAATAGTATTGCAAAGATATTCGAAAGACAGTAGGCTTGCGCCGGATGATTAAATGCAGATGTATAGTGAATATATATGCCAAGTGGATAGGCCTATCATATTGACTAGTAGTAACACGAGAATTGTAATGCAGAATAACGCTCAATCTATCGAACAGACGAAAGGTAAAGGCAACTTTTGGATGTTCTTTATTCCTTCTTTGCTGGGTCTGTTTCTTTTCATGGCCCCGATCAGCTACGACGGTGATATCACCATTCCAGTCGCAGTACTGGCAAAATCCATACAAGCTGTATTTGGTGATCACCTTGTAGGCATGGTCACTTCTATCATCTTATTTATGGCAGCAACATCATTGTTATGTCGTATCAAGAATCCTACATTTATTGCTAACAGCCCATTCTTGAACAGCCTGTTTAACCCAAGCCCTCTTTGGTTGGCAGTGCGTGTTATTGGTGGCCTTGCTGTTGCAATGACCTTCTTCCAAGTCGGCCCTGAAGCCGTATGGGAAGAAAATACTGGTGGCCTAGTACTAGAGGGTTTGCTACCAACGCTATTTTCAGTATTTATCTTTGCAGGTTTACTGCTCCCACTGCTACTTAACTTTGGTTTGCTAGAGCTGTTTGGCACGCTGCTAAGTAAAGTGATGCGCCCAGTATTTAACTTACCTGGTCGTAGCGCTATCGACTGTATGGCTTCTTGGCTTGGCGATGGCTCAGTCGGTATCCTGCTAACCAGCAAGCAATACGAAAACAAATTCTACACACAGCGCGAAGCGGCTGTCGTAGGTACAACCTTCTCAGCAGTATCCATTACTTTCAGTTTGGTTGTTCTTGCTCAAGTTGAACTGGAGCACTTGTTCTTACCTTTCTATGGTGCAATCTGTCTGGCGGGTATTGTGGCAGCGATCATCATTCCTCGCTTGCCTCCTCTAAGCATGAAAAAAGATACTTTCATCGATGGTACTCAGCCCGCAAAAGATGCCGATGCTGTTCCTGCAGGTCATACAAGCGTATCTTGGGGTATGGAGCTGGCACTAGCGAAAGCAAGCCAAGTAAAATCATTTAAGGATGTTTTTGGTGAAGGCGTGCGTAACGCGGTAGACATGGTATTTGGTGTGCTGCCTGTAGTTATGGGCCTAGGTACGATTGCTCTAGTGATTGCTGAGTACACATCGGTGTTTAGCTTCTTAGGTCAACCATTCATCCCATTCCTTGAGCTATTAGGCATCCCAGAAGCGGCAGCGGCCTCTGAAACTATCGTGGTTGGTTTTGCTGATATGTTTATCCCAGCGATTCTAGCGTCGTCGATTGATAACGAAATGACACGTTTTGTCATCGCTGCTATGTCTGTCACTCAGCTGATTTACATGTCTGAAGTTGGTGCGCTGTTACTTGGCAGCCGTATCCCAGTGAACATCTTTGAACTGTTTGCCATCTTCATTCTGCGTACCTTAATCACACTGCCTGTGATTGCTGGTATTGCTCATCTGATTTTCTAATCTCAGATCGCAAATCAATCTTTTTTCAAAGGCCCTTTCAGGGCCTTTGTTTTATCTGCCAACCTACATCGGCGAACCTTACAATCCTAAATATCAAATCCTGCTTGGACTATGTGATAAAACCAAGCACACGGTTGAAATGTGGAAACTCAAACAAGTTCCCTATGATAATTGAGTCCTACCAATAGCGCTCAAAGGTGATGTTACCTCCTGTCGCTCGACGGAATTTTTCTAACCCAAACCCTTGCAGAATCTTGGTGGTCTCTTTGATCATTTCTGGGTTTCCGCACAGCATGACAAAACTATTCTCCTGAGTGAGCTCTACCTGCGCTCTTTCTTGGATTTCACGTTGATCCAACAGCTGAGGAATGCGGCCATATAGCGTAATTGGGTGCTGCTCTCTAGACACAATAGGCACATAACTCAGGCGACCTTCATATTGATCAACTAACTGCTCAATCAAGTAACGGTAGACCAAATCTTTCTCATGTCTAACGCCATGTACTAAAACAATTTTTTCATATCCGGGGCGAACATTAATGTCATCGAGTAGCGATAGGAAAGGACCAATACCCGTCCCCGTTGAAAGCAACCATAAGTCCTGAGTCGATTTAGGAATGGAACTCAAAATCAAATCACCATAGGCGGCAGCGCCTACGTATACCGAGTCTCCCTCTTTCAAGTGCTGCAGTTTTGGCGTCAGTTTGCCTTCAGGGTTAGAGACAATCAGAAATTCCAGCATATCGCTGCTGTTAAGTGGTGCGTTGACGACTGAATACGCTCGGCTGACCAATTGGCCGTCGTCGTCATACAGGGCCAGTTTAGTAAATTGGCCCGCTTTAAAGGTGAGAGGCGCACCAGTAAGACGTAAACTGAATAGCTCTGGCGTCCAGTCAGTGCGCTTTTCCACTTTGGCGAGATTAAAACCATCGGGTGCGGTCATTGCAGATCCTCCATCAGGTTACCTCTTTAAAACCTACTCCTCTGATCTTTATAAGTAAAGAGGGGCCTTTACTTAGCCATTAAAGATCACATTTTGATAACATTTTCACAAAACCAATTAATTCAGCATTAGAATAAAAGCTCTTTTACAAACCAATGCAAGGAACACGCATGGAATCGTTACTGAAAGACTTTCCGGTCATCACAGAAATTCCGGTCGCTTGGGGTGAAATGGATGCTCTCCAACACGTCAATAATGTGGTATACTTTCGCTACTTCGAAACCG
This DNA window, taken from Vibrio neptunius, encodes the following:
- the coxB gene encoding cytochrome c oxidase subunit II, producing the protein MKRIKVSLWQLFNLLCVGFAASVNAEENALNMTKGVTGISNEVYDLHMLIFYICCAIAVVVFGAMFYSMYYHRKSKGAVAANFHESTKVEVIWTVIPIIILILMAIPATRTLVAMEDTSQSDLTIKITGSQWKWHYSYFGEDVEYFSLLATSQKAIDGIEDKGAHYLLEVDNPLVLPINRKVRFLLTSDDVIHSWWVPDFAVKKDTIPGFINEAWTRIDEPGVYRGQCAELCGRAHGFMPVVVHAMEEEKYDAWLLAKKAEIEQAKQEAAASLTASLSQEELMAIGEKVYVDRCAVCHQVSGAGIPGAFPAITGSKIATGDVDKHIDIVVNGRSGTAMQAFANQLSDKEIAAVVTYQRNGLGNSTGELVQASDVNAFKASKEGQ
- a CDS encoding phospho-sugar mutase, which gives rise to MMEQVTRWLEKDPDPRTREELQHLIDEEQYQELTDRFSQRLEFGTAGLRGKVGCGPNRMNRLVIQETATGLGQYLIEQVQNAKHRGVVIGYDGRPDSKQFAHDTTSVLTALGIKVYLTHDVAATPIAAFGVRHFNAAAAVVVTASHNPPEYNGFKVYWENGAQIIPPHDSGIAGEIDEAATKPIPLMNLDDAEKHDLLVWLKEDYYETYRQTMNGNPLLANHQQPEAVGVAYTAMHGVGADMAETLLKDAGFTKIYSVAAQREPDGSFPTVNFPNPEEAGAMDMVVALAKANNADIACANDPDADRFAVAARRPDGEYQMLTGDQVGCLFGHYLLSHTDATKQLIGNTIVSSTLLEKIALSHGAEYYQTLTGFKWLTNIAMQKQTAEKQFLFAYEEALGYTVGNKVWDKDGLSALVAFSQLTAELKRQGKTVWDQLENIYREHGMYINAQHSTALDPKAPPVGDKLRAAQPSQIAGRKVEVIEDLKLSTRTFADGNAESIDLPASDVLIYHLSGGARVIVRPSGTEPKLKCYYEVVEAFAAADSFSVAEEKAELALDMLISEHQTSLDH
- a CDS encoding DMT family transporter is translated as MLLSALGFALMSACVKYVSNYGIPLFEIVAARACVSLVISYLDVKRKRISVWGHNKPLLMLRGAVGTIALMCVYYSVTTLPLAEATILQYVHPVFTALLGVLFLKERIQFSTMICIALCLVGLGVMVQPSMQTADSSNLPLFSVMMALLGAFGSSIAYVIVRRLSQTEDSSVIIFYFPLMALPTSIVLLGDDFVWPSLFLTTMLILVGVFTQIGQHGLTKAMQTQAAGKASAYSYVQIVFSALLGAWIFNEAPSNWTYLGGSLIVIGALINVFGHQLKPSLLRVK
- a CDS encoding kinase/pyrophosphorylase; the encoded protein is MQIDIQSRDVFYVSDGTAITCETLGHVVLGQFPLNTNEKTFPFVESEDKLADLLKEIELSYQDTGVKPLVFFSIVIPEIKQKLLTAPAFSYDVLASIVQQVKDDIQLEPKPKLQRSRSVSKDSDTYFDRIAAIEYTLAHDDGITLKGMDEADIILLGVSRSGKTPTSLYMAMQFGLRVVNYPFIEEDIRRLRLLPEFEIHRHKLFGLTIDPERLTEIRENRLAGSEYASTEQCINELESVEALFRREAIPYINTSSLSVEEISTRILEKAGLRRRLL
- the ppsA gene encoding phosphoenolpyruvate synthase, whose product is MQKNTLWFNSLSMEDVDKVGGKNASLGEMVSNLSNAGVSVPNGFATTSYAFNQFLDYEGLDERIHQLLDELDVEDVEALRKTGATIRQWVLEAPFPADLEQDIRSDYQQLIEGNTELSVAVRSSATAEDLPDASFAGQQETFLNVKGIDAVLEATKHVYASLFNDRAISYRVHQGFDHRGISLSAGIQRMVRSDKASSGVMFTLDTESGFDQVVFITSSWGLGEMVVQGAVNPDEFYVHKPMLEAGQHPIVKKTFGSKLIKMIYSTNQEIGKQVDIIDTSTKEREQFSLNDEEIKELAKQAMIIEKHYQRPMDIEWAKDGIDGKLYIVQARPETVCSQSEQNVIERYELNNKAEVLVEGRAIGQRIGSGPVRLVDSLDQMSLVQDGDVLVTDMTDPDWEPVMKKASAIVTNRGGRTCHAAIIARELGIPAIVGCGDATSKLTDGATVTVSCSEGETGYVYQGELDFEVKRSAVDELPLLPTKVMMNVGNPDRAFDFAQIPNEGVGLARLEFIINKMIGIHPKALLNFDAQSDELKAEITQRIRGYKDPIDFYVSKLTEGIATIAAAFWPKRVIVRMSDFKSNEYSNLVGGKGYEPHEENPMLGFRGASRYISPVFEDCFELETQAIKRVRNQMGLKNVEIMIPFVRTPSEAASVIDLLAKFDLRRGDQGLKVIMMCELPSNAVLADEFLKYFDGFSIGSNDMTQLTLGLDRDSGDVAHLFDERNPAVKAMLQMAIDAATKAGKYVGICGQGPSDHDDLAEWLMAQGISSVSLNPDTVIDTWLKLGQVSGK
- a CDS encoding YjiH family protein, which encodes MQNNAQSIEQTKGKGNFWMFFIPSLLGLFLFMAPISYDGDITIPVAVLAKSIQAVFGDHLVGMVTSIILFMAATSLLCRIKNPTFIANSPFLNSLFNPSPLWLAVRVIGGLAVAMTFFQVGPEAVWEENTGGLVLEGLLPTLFSVFIFAGLLLPLLLNFGLLELFGTLLSKVMRPVFNLPGRSAIDCMASWLGDGSVGILLTSKQYENKFYTQREAAVVGTTFSAVSITFSLVVLAQVELEHLFLPFYGAICLAGIVAAIIIPRLPPLSMKKDTFIDGTQPAKDADAVPAGHTSVSWGMELALAKASQVKSFKDVFGEGVRNAVDMVFGVLPVVMGLGTIALVIAEYTSVFSFLGQPFIPFLELLGIPEAAAASETIVVGFADMFIPAILASSIDNEMTRFVIAAMSVTQLIYMSEVGALLLGSRIPVNIFELFAIFILRTLITLPVIAGIAHLIF
- a CDS encoding ferredoxin--NADP reductase, with product MTAPDGFNLAKVEKRTDWTPELFSLRLTGAPLTFKAGQFTKLALYDDDGQLVSRAYSVVNAPLNSSDMLEFLIVSNPEGKLTPKLQHLKEGDSVYVGAAAYGDLILSSIPKSTQDLWLLSTGTGIGPFLSLLDDINVRPGYEKIVLVHGVRHEKDLVYRYLIEQLVDQYEGRLSYVPIVSREQHPITLYGRIPQLLDQREIQERAQVELTQENSFVMLCGNPEMIKETTKILQGFGLEKFRRATGGNITFERYW